DNA from Halostagnicola kamekurae:
GAAACCGATCGTCGCCGACGGCGGGATATCGGTGATCGACACGGAGACCATGGAGTCGTGTATGGCCTGTATGGCCTGCATGGACGCCTGTCCCGTCGAGATCGAGCACCTCAACTCCTTTACCAAGCTCAACCGCCAAATGACCGACCAAGGCGACGTCTCCGCGTCGATGCAGGACGTCTTCCAGAACGTCATGCAGGACGGCAACACGTTCGGCAACAGCCAGCGCAACCGCGCCGACTGGGCCGACGATCTCGCGTTCGACATCACGGACGCCCGCGAGGAGACGGTCGACTACCTCTGGTACGTCGGCGACTACCCGAGTTACGACGAGCGCAACAAGCAAGTCGCTCGCTCGCTGGCCACGATTCTGCAAGAGGCCGACGTGAGCTTCGGCATCCTCTTTGAGGACGAAAAATACGACGGCAACGACATTCGCCGAGTGGGCGAGGAGTTCCTCTACATCGAACTCGCCGGCCACCACGTCGAAAGCTTCGAAGCCTGCGAGTTCGAGAAACTCGTCTGTACGGATCCCCACTCCTACAACACCTTCAAAAACGAATATCCGGAGGTCGACTTCGAGGAGTTCGCCGACGACCCCATCATGCCCTTCGAGTACGACGAGCACTGGAACGCAAACGGCGAGGTCGACGTGCTCCACTGGACCCAGGCCGTCGAGGAGTTGGTCAACGACGGCGAACTCGAGCTGTCGGGCACCGAACTCGACCATACAGTCACCTACCACGATCCGTGCCACCTCGGGCGGTACAACGACGAGTACGAAGCTCCACGTGAACTCATCCGCGCCACGGGCTGCGAACTCGAGGAGATGCCGCGCAACCGTTCGAACTCGTTCTGTTGTGGCGGGGGCGGGGGCGGCCTCTGGATGGACTTCGAAGAAGAGCCCAAACCCAGCGAGGAACGCCTCCGCGAAGCGCTCGAGGACACCGACGCCGGCGCTGGCGTCGAAAAGTTCGTGGTTGCCTGTCCGATGTGCATGACGATGTACGAGGACGGGCGCAAAACCGGGGGCTTCGAGGACGAGATCGAGGTCGTCGACGTGGCCGAACTCATCGTCGAGGCGATCGGCGAGGAAGAGCAAGCGGATCTCGAGGTCACGGCAGACTAACCCCATGTACAGGAGAACTTGAAATCATCCACTCACGAACTATTGCAGTAGTTAGTGAATCACCTTGCTGGATCTCTATCGAAGAACGCCTAGATATTCTCGAGAATGTGAAAAGAAGAAGGCCAGCAGAACGGCTATTAGCGTGATCGTTGTGATGAGGGTGGAAGAACGAACGTATCCTGACGGACGTCAGGATGCTCAAGATGCAGCTATACTCGACGGCCTGTTGGTTCTCGGAAGGTCCTCGCAGTACTTGGATTACTCGGCGTTGACCGCTCTCATAGCGCGATTTGGAACTAGACACGCACGTCTTCAAAGGTACAAAGCAATCCGCCGTATCCACAAGGGAAGGTCTCTCGTGCGCCCCATCAGAACCCTCCGAGTTCTGAGGACGGTAGAGCCATCGCGAGTCTAGAACACATAAACCAGCCGATTCACTGATACCAAATTGCTTGGTGAGAGAGGTCTACACCGATCAAGTGAAATAGATAGGTTTCTGAAACGACAACCGAGCACGTGCAGGTGGACGGCGAATACCCTGACAGGTGTCGGGGTGCGCTCGGTCTCCCAAACCTCATCACAGTCCACGTCTAAGGTCTCTCTGAGCAGGTTGGCGAGCTGCATGGACACTTCTCGCCACCACCTGCTCGTTCCTCAAACTATCATCTAGACAGTGCCCCTTGATGAATATTATCTACAACATTAAACGTGCTATGAGCTAACCAAATCTAACGCTGTATGGCGATCCCCCACGAAAACTGAGGTATGATCACTTAAAACGCAAATTCGGCGCGATTTGTTTGCGCCGATCTGCGTGATGTTCGGCAGTTAGTGGTCACATTTGGGAGGATGACCATACTGCTAGTGTTGGCGCTTGCCAACAAAACTTTATCGTGTACAATCCATGTTAAGTGTTTATTTTTTCGTTGAGAGAGTTGTGCACAGATATTCTAATTTGTTCGGAGTGATTGTTTGGAGGGCATTGATGGGATGAAAGCCTGCTAAGCCCCACGCATGGATGAAGGAGTGGGATGGCAAAGGCCGACAACTATAGAAAAAGTTAGAATTATTTTCTCGTAGAGTGTTACAACAGGCGGTGATCACTTCGTCGCAGTCTCAGTCGAAGAGTTGCAAGATGCTCTCGACAGCGTGGACGAAAAGAAGTCGACACAACAGCTCTTAGCCGCGATAGCGTATAAAAACGGCGTCACACAGACTGAACTAGCCGAGTGGTACGGCGTGCAGCAGCGGACGATCTATAGCTGACTCAAGCGGACTCGATATTGATGAGTCGCTTGAGCAGGCCGTTGCTGATGCTCTTCGATCTGGGAAAAAACACCCGGAAAAAGAGCAAGATAAGTCCAAAACAACTGTCCACGGATCTCCTAAGGAAGTTGGGCTCAACGCACCGGCGTCCACGTCAGCGCTCGTTCAGCAGTATCTTGACGAAACCTACGATGTCGAGTACTCAATCCCGAGTTGCCGGCGGTTGCTCAAAGAAGCGGGATTGAACTATCAAAAAACCACGCCGTACAGCCGTTGAATCCGGTGCTGACGAGCAAGAAACGTTCCACGAAGAGTTTAAAATCGGCAGGAGATGGACGCCACCGTAGTCTGTATCGATCAAACCAAGAAATCCATGCAAGTTGAGCCGCGTGCCGCGTGGTTTCCCCGCGGCACGCAGCTGTTCGTCGAATTATCTGGCCAACGCGACTGGACGTGTCTCTTGGGCGCGATCACCGAAGACGGTGATCGTTTTTCGCCCGGTTCGAAGAGTACGTAACCGCCGAACACGCCAAACATTCCATTCTTGCATTATGCAAAGAGTTCGAAGATGATCTGCTGATCGTGCTGGATGGAGCGTCGTATTTCCAGGCGTCGGCCGACACGGACCTGGCGGCCCGTGACGACCTCGCCTTTGTCACGTTACCGGCGTACTCACCAGCGCTAAGTCCTGTCGAGGAGTGCTGGAGACAACTTTAAGCTGCTCTCAGTAACCGCTTCTTTGAGTCACTCGACGATCTAACAACGGCGATTGATACAGCTCTTGACTAGCTCTCTATGCCAACAGTGAGTAACCAATTATAATTCTCACTATTGCTCTGATAGGGAAGGCAGTGGTTCATTCAGCCCCAGCATCTCGATCTGCTCTTGATAGCGATTGCGGATAGTTACCTCGGTCACTTGTGCAACATCTGCGACTTCCTTTTGTGTTCGTTTCTCGTTACAGAGCAGCGCAGCCGCATAAATCGCAGCCGCCGCGAATCCAGATGGACCCCGTCCCGACAGCAGCGGATCTGCAGTCTCTTCGATAATCTCACTGGCCTTCGCTTCCACTTCTTGGGGGAGCTCGAGCTTCGAACTGAATCGCGGAACGTACTGTTTCGGATCGACCGGGAGGAGTTCGAGACCGAGTTCGTTCGAGATGTATCGATAGGTGCGGCTAATTTCGATCCGTTCGACACGTGAAACGCCGGCTACTTCCTCCAAAGAACGTGGGATTCCTTCCTGGCGGCATCCTGCGTAAAGGGAAGCGGTGGCCACTCCTTCGATCGACCGTCCACGGATCAGATCCTCGTTCAGTGCCCGCCGATAGATCACACTGGTCACCTCACGAACGGCGCGTGGAACACCGAGTGCGCTCGCCATCCGATCGATTTCGCTGAGCGCGAACTGGAGGTTCCGCTCACCAGCATCCTTCGTCCGGATGCGCTCTTGCCATTTCCGGAGGCGATGCATTCGCGAGCGCTTTTTCGCCGAGATGGCACGCCCGTAGGCGTCTTTGTCCTTCCAGTCGATTTTCGTGGTCAGTCCCTTATCGTGCATCGTCTGGGTAGTCGGGGCACCGACGCGGGACTTACTCTGTCGTTCTTGATGATTGAACGCCCGCCACTCCGGACCAGAATCCACGAGTTCGTCTTCGAGAACGAGCCCGCACTCTTCGCAGACCCGTTCACCGCGACTAGAATGGTGGCGGATCTTCGCTGATCCACATCCTGAGCAAGTCGTGGTCGCAGTTTCATCACTCGAGTGCGTTGTTTCGTGCTCTTCGTCGTCGAGCCGGACAGACCAAACCATTGGTTTTCACCAGAAGAACCGCTGGAGTATAAAGTTTGAATTATGAATATGATACTTCCGATTGTAGGTTCTCGGTCCAGAAGCTCTATAACTTGAATGCCCCCGCCACAAGCAGTGGGAAGACGAGTGTTGCCTCTGCTTCAATCTGGGTGTAGTTACCTCGCTCTTCTTTAATTTTGCCCCACGAAACCGCCTCGTTCGGTGGGGCGCCCGACAGCGACCCATCCCCCTCCATCCCCGTTGAAATGTAGACGACGTAATCCGCCCCACCACGGAAGAGATTCGTCATAATCGCATGATGTTTCGGGACACCCCCACCAACCGCGATTAGCCCCGTCGTTTCTGCGAGTAATCCGTCCTCGATGAGCGAGTCGTAGTCATCCAAAATCTCAATTCCGACGTCTGAATCGTAGCCCTGTCGGTAATAGTAGAGGAAGTTCCCAACCTCGGCGTCGGTCAGTGCTGGACAGTACACTGGGACGCCATTATCCGCCGCCTGCTTCAAGACTGAATCCTCGTCGTCAAGCGTTTTCCCTAATTCACGGGCGAATGCCGTCGGTGTCCGAATTTTCTCCTCCGCGAAGAAATCATCGAAGAAATCGTATAGATATTCCTCGAGCCACACGTACCGATCAGAAGGAACGAAGAGATTACCGAGTCGGTTGATGCCTCGCTCTCGAAGTGCTGCTTCATCTGCGTCCCAATTCCCCATCTTGAACGGTTTCGCAGTCTTGATGACGTCCTCTGTTAAGGATCCGGACGTCGTGATGAGAACGTCTACGTACCCTTCTCGGATCAGGTAGGCGACGGTCTCGCGCAACCCCGACGAGATGATATTCGATGTGAACGTGAGATAGACTGTCGCATCCTTTTCCTGCATGCGTTCTGCAATATCGATGGCTTCTGCGAGTTGGGTCGCCTGGAATCCAGTCGTCGCGTACGACTCGAGCATTTCTTGCAAGTCGAATTCTCCTCGAAAGTCGTAGCCACGAACATCTGGGGTACGAAGTTCCTCATCACTCCCGGGGACGACGTGGTCATGAGCGGCGTCGTTATCCATACTATTGGATAACTTTCCGAAGGATTTGAAGAACTCGAAATTGGTCGTCCGCTCTCGATACACCCAAGGCCATCAACGATGGAGTATTACTATGCCGAAGGTAGCTGTCCTTCGCCCTGACAATACTCGTATTGACGAGGCTATCACTTATCTTCAATCGCTGGATGTTACGCCGATCTCAGATCCGATGTTGACTATCTGTCCGACAGGGAAGCGACCTCGCCAGGCGGAGTTTTGTGTCTTCACCAGTAAGACCGGCGTCGAACTCGCTGTAGAGCATGGATGGCAATCAGATGAGGAGACAGTGTGTGCTGTCGGTCGTCATACTGCAGCCGCGTTACGAGATTACGGATATTCTGTGGATGTGATTCCTTCGACGTTCACTTCCACGGGCCTCGTTGAGGAGTTGACAGATGTGGTTGAAGGGGAGACTGTTGAGATCGCTCGAAGTGCACACGGGAGTGATGTCCTGATTCAGGGATTGAAAGAAGCAGGTGCAGACGTCCATGAAACCCATCTCTATTATTTGGAGCAACCGAGTACTGCAGGGCGGTCGGTCTCGCTCGCTGTAGAGGGCGAACTAGATGGAATACTGTTCTCATCGCCAAAGACGGTCGATCATTTCTTCGGAATCGCGGCTGAACGTGACGCTACCGGTCCACTCCAACGTGCGGCTGCGGAAACGGTTATTGGTGCAATTGGGGAACCGACAGCGCGAGCTGTCCGCAAAAATGGAGCCTCTGTTGATGTTCTCCCAGACCAAGCTAGTTTCAATCGGTTCGCTCGTACCACAGTCAACCGTATACGAGAAATACAGCAATAGGGAAACTCCGTTTCTAACCGAGCAGTTACAAACGATATTGCGATCACTTGATTGTAAACCAAGTTACGCCGAAGACGAAAATACCGGCACCAGAAAGTAATAACGTGTGTCGATAGCCGAACACGGTTGCAGCCCCGACTGTGAGCGGCGGACCAATCGTCGTCCCGAGTCTGAGAACGCTCGTTCGAATGCTCATAATACTTCCGCGAAATTCGTCCGGTGCCCGTTCATTGAGCGCGGTATCCGTAATCGGTTCTGCGAGCCCCTGACCGAGACCGAACAAGAAGAGTGCGCCGGCGATGACGTAGATAGAGTCCGCGATGGCGACGATCACGAGGCCGATTCCGTAGCTCACGAATCCAAGCGCGATCGATTGGAAACTCGTGAGCAACTGAAGCACGCGGTCCCCCTGCATTGCAGTCACGCCCATCGTAACTGCAGGTAGTCCAAGGAGAAGGCCGATTCCTGCCGACGAAAGCTGGAATTCGTTAGCGAGCAAGAACGGAACGGCGGTGAGTTGGGCACCATAGAGGATGACGAATATACCGAGGATTGCAAGATAGAGCATCACGAAGGGAGTCATCGGTGTTGGTCCGGCAAGGAACTCGCGGATACTCGAGTTCGAGTTGTTCTCGTTTCGGTGTGGCTCCTCGAGCAAGGTTATCCCGGGAACAGCGACAAGCAACGCGAGAGGGAAACACGCAAAGGGAACTGACCAAGAGAGTGTTGCGAGCGCACCGCCGAGGAGCGGATATCCAGCAGCCCCAACCGCGAGAATCGCCGCATTAGTCCCGATCAACACCCGCCGTTGTTCACCGGAGTAGAGATCTCCGAGGAGTGTAACCGTGAGCATAATTATCGCACTGCTCGCCGCGCCCTGGATCGCTCGAAGTGCGAGAATATGCGTGAAATCGGAGATAAAAATAATGCTGCCTCCGCTGAGTCCGAAGACGATGAGCGCAGGGATCAAAATCGGTTTTCGACCGATGCGGTCGGTCAGCAGTCCAATCGGGAGTGTAAGAAAGATCCCGGGAAGTGTGAACGCAGACAATAAGAGGCTAGCTTGGGCCTCCGAAATGCTCCATGCCTCCTGGACCGCTGGCAGTGCAGGACTAATGAGCGAAACTCCCATAACAGCGACGAGTGTACTTGCGAATATCACCGCTACTGCCGGGGAATTTCGAAGTGACCGTATCCATTCCATTCCTATCTATTCATACTTCAGCAGTTGAACTCTGTAAGTCATCTGCTATTGAGGGAGCGTGCCATAGAAAGGGTCATATTCCCTTCAGCGCGTTAGTAAACGACCAGGACAACCTGTTCACATTCGGCATGAAACCACATACTGAACGGCCGGGCAAAAGGGAACTATGTGTCGGAGTAATCGGCCGATGCACTATCAATATGTGGTCCCGATCCGTAACCGTTCGGTTAAGCTGACACTTGTAGGAGTTCTTGTTCAAATCCGTCGTCCTCACGCCAGCGCCACGAACTCACGTACGGATAGCCGTCAAGCGAAACGATGACGTATGAGTACTCCGGCCAAGCTGCTTGTTCGGCATCAATTTCAGTCGGCTGTGTCGGTCCAGTGGGATGGGAGTGATAGAAACCGACGATTCGATCACCGGCTGCCTCAATCGTCTTCATAAGCTCCAGTTGCTCTTTGGGGTCGATGGAATAGCGAATTTTCGGCGTGTTTGCTACGTTTTCCGCAGTATATACTGATTCGACAATCGATTGGTCTTCCCCGTACGTTCCACCGAGGATTCCACAGATTTCCGCTTTATCTTTATTACACGCTTGCTCAACTACGCGGTCATACAGTGGTCGAGAGAACTTGATCATACTCAAAGTAGCAGACTCAGTATAAAGACTAAAAGATATAGTCTAACCAGATGCAACTGTCCACAGATCACAATTGAAAGACGATACAAGACAGTGTTGGGAAGTCGATTTGCTATGTACCAGGAACCACCATCACCTCGTTCCTTCAAGTTCTAATTTGAACATTACTTCGTCATCGTCGGTAGCGAGCAAGGGTGAGCGCCGATAACGCGATGATAGCAGCGATTAGTCCGAATCCGGATGTCATATCAACATCCTCTACCTTGCGATCGTCATCTGACTCCATTTCGGTACCACTATCGGTACTCTGGGCATCGCCGTCGTTGGCTTCTACTTGACCTTCCGCCGCGTCCAGTTGGAGTACAGCGACGACTTGACCGTGTAACCGCTCGTGTTTCTCACTCCGATAAGTCCAGTTACCTCCGACCTCCTCGTACGGTTCGGCATCGGCTATCGGATCGACGCTGGTATTCCAGTCGTCGTTTGGCTGTTCGACGTATCCCACGAGTTCGATGTCGTCCGCGTGGTCGCCCTCGATCTGTACGTCACCGTACTCGACAGTGGTGCCCTCCGAGTGACCGTGGAACTCAATGCAGTGGGAATCCATGTATCCATCTCCCTGCGGGAGATCCGCATTCGTCCCGAACTGATCGGCGTCGAGTGGCCACTCGTAGTTGTCGGTCAGTGGGTACTCAACGGTCATCGGATCGGCGTACTCGTGCCACGTGAGCGCATCGCCGGTGGGGATCGTCACCGTCGTGTTCGGAACGCTCTCGCCGACGACCGGCTCACCCGCTTCGTTGAGCAACGTGACGCAGATTTTCCCGGAGCCATCGCCGAGATACGGGCTGCGATAGTTGTCACGCGGATTCGTGTAGCTGATCCAGTTACCGTTCGGATCGGCCGCCTCGAAGTACTGATCGCCTCGTTCAGGTGCCGGCTCCTCGTAGGCCGATTCGGAGACGTTAGCCTCAGGCGACACAACGGACGCATCGACGGACTGTGGTACTTCGGCACTCGAACCAACGGGTGGAATAACACCCGTGATGAGGACGACACAGAGAGTGATTACCAGGACGGTACGTGTGGAGGTGAGAGAGAATTCACCGGTCATGCATATCACTGGCTGATACTCGTGTCGCCGCGTGGATTCGAGAGAAAGGGTACTAACATACCGAGCGACCGGTCGATCCACTGGCCGTCCGTGTCAAGGCGAGACCGTGACCAGTCTCGATTCGTTTTTACAGCCCGTCTGGTTTGATCTGGTGACTGTGATGGGATACTACTAATCATCTGATCGAACTTTCGAAATGATCACCGTATACTATGCGCCGTCTACTTGATGGTATTCAGCAGTTACTTACGCCGTTCTCATTCAGAAAGCGACGAGAACTCTCTCAGGACAAAGCATCGGCAGGCATCGCGTAGTGGTTTGGTTAGTGATGGTTATCGATTTCTTTCAGTTGATTCGGTGGCATTCTCTTCAGTGGACGGGAGTAGCTGGGGTCCACCTGTCTGTCGACTGTAGAGCCACTCCGCCCAGGAAAGTTTGAGTTGACTCGGATCTCGGTTCGGGAACTGCCGCTCTGCCGTCTGACTATAATTGAGCAGCGCGACCAACAGGACACCTCCGACTATATTGCCGAGCGTGACCGGTACGAAGAAGGCTGCAAACGCCGCCCAGAGGCTAGCGTTCCCCTGAAAGACGAAATAGAGAACTTCGCATGCGCCCGTGATGCAATGGAACAGATCGGCCGATGGAATCAGAAACATAAGGAAGATGACGAGCAGCAATCGCGTCGTCGTATCTCGACTTGCATGCACCAGCCAGACCATCGCTGCGACGATATTCCCAGCGAATATCCCCTTAAAGAAGAGGTCCCACCAACCAGTTTCGAACGCGTGTTCGCCGAAGCCCAAGGCAACTTCCGCAGCCTGAGGGGTAAAGACGCCCGTCGTCGCCAGGACGAACGCACCGAGAGCCGCGCCGAGGACGTTCGCGACGATGACGATTCCCCAGAGTCGAAGCAGATTTCGAACACTCGCAATACGCGTCAATACGAGTGTGACGGGTGTGAGCGTATTCTCGGTGAACAGCTGATACCGCCCCATCACGATGAGGATGAATCCGACCGGATAGAACAGGTTCCCGATCAGTGGCGCCGACTCGAGTGGAACGGCCGCGGTGACCGCAGATCGTGCGAGAAACGTCAACGTGATTGCGAGTCCGGCAGCTATCCCGCTCATGAACAACTGGCGCCTGCTTCGGCTGAACTCCTCGTCCGCGGTGGCGACAAGTCGCTGAAAAATTTCGTCCGCCGAGAAATAATCGCGGATTGCCGCTCCCGCAGCCGGCGCTCCGCTTCGCGACCGTTCGATCGTCTCGCGCATCGCCCTGTCACGGTGTCGAATCGAAGCCTGGATCGCGCTGAGATCGCCCGCCTTCACGATTGCCTCGAGCAACGCATCGTACTCGAGGGGACCATCGTACCGGTGGCCGTTGATGAAGAACGTTGGTGTGCCGTCGACGCCGCTGTGCGCTCCGCTCGAGACGTCTTCTTCGATGCGCTTCTCGTGCACCCCGGCATCCAACTCTCGGGTGAACTGTTCGGTATCGAGTCCGAGTTCGTCGGCGTATCTAATCAGGTCCTCGTCGGTGAGAGCGTCTTGGTGCTCGTAGAGAACGTCGTGCATCTCCCAGAACATCCCCTGCGCAGCGGCGGCTTCGGCAGCTTCCGCGGCACGCAAGGCGTGTGGGTGAGCCTCCGTGAGTGGGAAGTGCCGGAAGACGAACCGAAGCCTGTCGCCGAGTTGGTCCCGAATACGTTCGAGTACCGGGTAAAGCCGGCCACAGGACGGACACTCGAAGTCACCGTACACCACCAGCGTAAGCGGCGCATCGTCGGACCCACGTACGTGATCGCGCTCCGTGACTGGGGCCGCGAGCGTCGAAACCGTAGATCGACTCATGAACAACCGCAGTAGACCACGGCGCTCAAACCCTTATTTCCCCGGATTCCTGTCTCCATGGTGGACATGGGTTCTTGTTGTACGTGTTTGTTGTGACAGTCAAAACGTTCGTTCGAGCAGTCGTACGATATTTCCGTGAAGACGGCTTGAATCGCGGGACATTG
Protein-coding regions in this window:
- a CDS encoding PGF-CTERM sorting domain-containing protein — encoded protein: MTGEFSLTSTRTVLVITLCVVLITGVIPPVGSSAEVPQSVDASVVSPEANVSESAYEEPAPERGDQYFEAADPNGNWISYTNPRDNYRSPYLGDGSGKICVTLLNEAGEPVVGESVPNTTVTIPTGDALTWHEYADPMTVEYPLTDNYEWPLDADQFGTNADLPQGDGYMDSHCIEFHGHSEGTTVEYGDVQIEGDHADDIELVGYVEQPNDDWNTSVDPIADAEPYEEVGGNWTYRSEKHERLHGQVVAVLQLDAAEGQVEANDGDAQSTDSGTEMESDDDRKVEDVDMTSGFGLIAAIIALSALTLARYRR
- a CDS encoding (Fe-S)-binding protein; this encodes MEIVAQADASREMYLGLHGVEKLLFYFLVSVVLAVFAYGVSQRVSRYTDGDDDPFERLNALPTRIISAAKIVLSNEKQFNRDLYGGLMHSFIMWGFLTLFIATSIIAFESYGTDLLLGIQFWEGEFYLAYQFMVDAMGLLFVVGIGMAIYRRYWVRNERLWGRHTSNEDDIFIWTLFGLGVGGFLLEGLRIYITGMPDHEIVSFVGYGLAMLFGAVGVPTTDAATNPGTYQAVSVFGANAETLHWLTWWSHSLLALGFIAWIPYAKPFHMLSSFANVITRDEKAGARLPGVPSDLDATNAEDIDDFTWKDILDQDACTKCGRCSSVCPAKASDRPLDPRNVILDLKSYREDLAAGGEEKPIVADGGISVIDTETMESCMACMACMDACPVEIEHLNSFTKLNRQMTDQGDVSASMQDVFQNVMQDGNTFGNSQRNRADWADDLAFDITDAREETVDYLWYVGDYPSYDERNKQVARSLATILQEADVSFGILFEDEKYDGNDIRRVGEEFLYIELAGHHVESFEACEFEKLVCTDPHSYNTFKNEYPEVDFEEFADDPIMPFEYDEHWNANGEVDVLHWTQAVEELVNDGELELSGTELDHTVTYHDPCHLGRYNDEYEAPRELIRATGCELEEMPRNRSNSFCCGGGGGGLWMDFEEEPKPSEERLREALEDTDAGAGVEKFVVACPMCMTMYEDGRKTGGFEDEIEVVDVAELIVEAIGEEEQADLEVTAD
- a CDS encoding MFS transporter translates to MEWIRSLRNSPAVAVIFASTLVAVMGVSLISPALPAVQEAWSISEAQASLLLSAFTLPGIFLTLPIGLLTDRIGRKPILIPALIVFGLSGGSIIFISDFTHILALRAIQGAASSAIIMLTVTLLGDLYSGEQRRVLIGTNAAILAVGAAGYPLLGGALATLSWSVPFACFPLALLVAVPGITLLEEPHRNENNSNSSIREFLAGPTPMTPFVMLYLAILGIFVILYGAQLTAVPFLLANEFQLSSAGIGLLLGLPAVTMGVTAMQGDRVLQLLTSFQSIALGFVSYGIGLVIVAIADSIYVIAGALFLFGLGQGLAEPITDTALNERAPDEFRGSIMSIRTSVLRLGTTIGPPLTVGAATVFGYRHTLLLSGAGIFVFGVTWFTIK
- a CDS encoding transcription initiation factor IIB; protein product: MVWSVRLDDEEHETTHSSDETATTTCSGCGSAKIRHHSSRGERVCEECGLVLEDELVDSGPEWRAFNHQERQSKSRVGAPTTQTMHDKGLTTKIDWKDKDAYGRAISAKKRSRMHRLRKWQERIRTKDAGERNLQFALSEIDRMASALGVPRAVREVTSVIYRRALNEDLIRGRSIEGVATASLYAGCRQEGIPRSLEEVAGVSRVERIEISRTYRYISNELGLELLPVDPKQYVPRFSSKLELPQEVEAKASEIIEETADPLLSGRGPSGFAAAAIYAAALLCNEKRTQKEVADVAQVTEVTIRNRYQEQIEMLGLNEPLPSLSEQ
- a CDS encoding deoxyhypusine synthase; translated protein: MDNDAAHDHVVPGSDEELRTPDVRGYDFRGEFDLQEMLESYATTGFQATQLAEAIDIAERMQEKDATVYLTFTSNIISSGLRETVAYLIREGYVDVLITTSGSLTEDVIKTAKPFKMGNWDADEAALRERGINRLGNLFVPSDRYVWLEEYLYDFFDDFFAEEKIRTPTAFARELGKTLDDEDSVLKQAADNGVPVYCPALTDAEVGNFLYYYRQGYDSDVGIEILDDYDSLIEDGLLAETTGLIAVGGGVPKHHAIMTNLFRGGADYVVYISTGMEGDGSLSGAPPNEAVSWGKIKEERGNYTQIEAEATLVFPLLVAGAFKL
- a CDS encoding desampylase — its product is MIKFSRPLYDRVVEQACNKDKAEICGILGGTYGEDQSIVESVYTAENVANTPKIRYSIDPKEQLELMKTIEAAGDRIVGFYHSHPTGPTQPTEIDAEQAAWPEYSYVIVSLDGYPYVSSWRWREDDGFEQELLQVSA
- a CDS encoding uroporphyrinogen-III synthase — encoded protein: MPKVAVLRPDNTRIDEAITYLQSLDVTPISDPMLTICPTGKRPRQAEFCVFTSKTGVELAVEHGWQSDEETVCAVGRHTAAALRDYGYSVDVIPSTFTSTGLVEELTDVVEGETVEIARSAHGSDVLIQGLKEAGADVHETHLYYLEQPSTAGRSVSLAVEGELDGILFSSPKTVDHFFGIAAERDATGPLQRAAAETVIGAIGEPTARAVRKNGASVDVLPDQASFNRFARTTVNRIREIQQ
- a CDS encoding formate/nitrite transporter family protein; the protein is MSRSTVSTLAAPVTERDHVRGSDDAPLTLVVYGDFECPSCGRLYPVLERIRDQLGDRLRFVFRHFPLTEAHPHALRAAEAAEAAAAQGMFWEMHDVLYEHQDALTDEDLIRYADELGLDTEQFTRELDAGVHEKRIEEDVSSGAHSGVDGTPTFFINGHRYDGPLEYDALLEAIVKAGDLSAIQASIRHRDRAMRETIERSRSGAPAAGAAIRDYFSADEIFQRLVATADEEFSRSRRQLFMSGIAAGLAITLTFLARSAVTAAVPLESAPLIGNLFYPVGFILIVMGRYQLFTENTLTPVTLVLTRIASVRNLLRLWGIVIVANVLGAALGAFVLATTGVFTPQAAEVALGFGEHAFETGWWDLFFKGIFAGNIVAAMVWLVHASRDTTTRLLLVIFLMFLIPSADLFHCITGACEVLYFVFQGNASLWAAFAAFFVPVTLGNIVGGVLLVALLNYSQTAERQFPNRDPSQLKLSWAEWLYSRQTGGPQLLPSTEENATESTERNR